From the genome of Gloeomargarita sp. SKYB120:
GGACAAGCGCCACTACGCCCACGTGGACTGCCCCGGCCATGCGGACTACGTCAAGAACATGATCACGGGGGCGGCCCAGATGGATGGCGCGATCCTGGTGGTGGCGGCGACAGACGGCCCGATGCCCCAGACGCGGGAGCATATCCTGCTGGCAAAGCAGGTGGGGGTCCCCAGCATGGTGGTCTTCCTCAACAAATGCGACATGGCCGACGATGAGGAATTGCTGGAGCTGGTGGAACTGGAGTTGCGGGAACTCCTGAGCAAGTATGATTTTCCGGGGGATGAGATTCCCATCATTCGCGGGTCGGCCTTGAAGGCGCTGGAGCAGATGCAGGCGAAACCGAACACGCAGCGCGGCGAAGACCCCTGGGTGGACAAGATTTACGAATTGATGGATGCGGTGGATGAGTACATCAAGACGCCGGAGCGGGAGATTGACAAGCCCCTGCTGATGGCGGTAGAAGATGTGTTCTCGATTACGGGTCGGGGGACCGTGGCGACTGGGCGGATTGAGCGGGGTCGCGTGAAGGTGGGCGACACCGTGGAAATTGTGGGTCTGCGGGAAACACGCACCACCACGGTCACCGGTCTGGAAATGTTCCAGAAAACCTTAGATGAAGGGATTGCTGGAGACAACGTAGGGATGCTCCTGCGGGGGATGCAAAAGACTGATGTGGAGCGGGGGATGGTGATTGCCAAGCCCGGCACCATCACGCCCCACACGGAGTTCGAGGCGGAGGTGTACGTGCTGACCAAGGAGGAAGGCGGTCGCCACACACCGTTTTTCGCCGGCTATAAGCCCCAGTTCTACGTGCGGACGACGGACGTCACTGGAACGATCAAGGCCTACACCAGTGACGATGGCAAGAACGTGGAAATGGTTATGCCAGGAGACCGCGTGAGAATGACCGTGGAGTTGATCCGCCCCATCGCTATTGAGCAAGGGATGCGGTTTGCTATTCGGGAAGGAGGACGCACGATTGGTGCTGGCGTCGTGACCAAGATCATTAAATAGTCGGTCATTTCCAATTCATTCGTTGCGAGAGGGGGGAGCCGGGGGGTTCCCTCCTGTTTTGGGAGGAAAAACAATGGCCCCATTGACCAAGCAAAAAATTCGCATCCGCCTGCAGGCCTACGACCACCGTCTGCTGGATGCGTCCTGCGAAAAGATCATGGACACGGTAAACCGAACGCAGGCCCATGCGGTAGGGCCGATTCCCTTGCCCACTAAGCGGCGCATTTACTGCGTGTTGCGTTCGCCCCACATTGATAAGGACTCGCGGGAGCATTTTGAAATCCGCACCCATCGCCGGATCATTGACATCTACCAGCCCCAGGCCAAGACGATTGACGCGCTGATGAAGCTGGACTTACCGGCAGGGGTGGATATCGAAGTGAAATTGCCCAGCTAATCATGGCAATTGTCTCCTCCCAGAGCGAGGGGGGACGTCATCCGCTCCTGAAACCTCAAGCCACCGCTCAGGAAAGCCAGGGGCTGCCAGAGGATTCTCTGCGGCCTGCTTCACTAGCGGAATATCTAGGGCAGACGGAACTGAAACAGGTACTTAGCATTGCGGTAGCGGCAGCACAGGCGCGCGGGGAACCGCTGGACCATCTGCTGCTGTACGGACCGCCGGGGTTGGGTAAAACGACGCTGGCGCTGTTGCTGGCTCGGGAGATGGGTAGACGCTGTCACCTCACAAGCGGCCCGGCGCTGGAACGGCCCCGCGACATCGTCGGCTTGCTGGTGAATCTGGAACCCGGCGACATTTTGTTTATAGACGAAATCCATCGCTTGCCCCGGATCACCGAGGAAACCCTCTACACCGCCATGGAGGACTTCCGGGTGGATGTGACGGTGGGGAAGGGGGCCGGCGCCCGCACGCGCTCGCTCAAGTTGCCGAAATTTACCCTGGTGGGAGCGACCACCCGAGTGGCAGCGCTCAGTGCACCCCTGCGGGACCGGTTCGGGCTGGTACAACGGTTGCGGTATTACACCGTCCCAGAATTGGCCCAGATTCTCACCCGCACAGCCCAGTTACTCAACGTGGCCATTACTCCTGAGGGCGCCGAAACCATTGCCCAGCGTGCCCGAGGCACTCCCCGGATTGCCAATCGCCTGCTCAAACGGGTGCGGGATTACGCGCAGGTGCAACAGGCTTCAGTGATTACCCCGGAGGTCGCCGCCCAGGCCTTGGACCAGTTAGGGGTGAATCCTCAAGGTCTAGACAGCGTTGATCGGGCGTTACTGACGGTGATCATTGAGCAATTTCAAGGCGGGCCAGTGGGGTTGGAGACCCTAGCGGCGATGACCGGCGAAGACCCCCAGACCATCGAGGACGTGTACGAGCCGTACCTGATGCAGATCGGGTATCTCCAGCGCACCCCGCGCGGGCGCGTTGCTTTAGCACCAGCTTGGCTGCATTTGGGCCGGACGCCGCCCGAACAGCAATTGCCCTTACTCTAGGCCCCCAACTCCTGAGCTGAGCGGTGAATCCGGTCTTTGATTTGGGCAAGAAGCTGGGCAAACTTGGGGTCGCTGTCGCGTTTCTGGGCAATTTTTTCGCAGGCATAGAGAACGGTGGTGTGGTCTTTGCCCCCGAACAGTTGGCCGATCTGGGGCAGGCTTAAATTGGTGTACTGGCGCACTAAGTACATCGCCACCTGGCGGGGAAAACTCACCTGCCGTCGCCGCGTGTTGCACATGAGTTCCTGCACCGGCACCTCAAACGTGGCCGCCACTATATCCACCACTAGCTCTGGTGTGGTCTTGGTCATCTGCACGGGGGAGTTGAGCAACTCGGCGACATTTTCGACGGTGATCGCCGCCCCGGAAATCGCCGTGTAGGCCAGGGTGCGAATCAAGGCCCCCTCCAGTTCCCGGATGTTGGAGGTGTAGCGGGTAGCAATGTAGGTAATCACTTCCACCGGCAGATAGACGTTCTCCTGCTCGGCTTTTTTCTGCAGGATGGCCATGCGGGTTTCCAGGTCGGGGGGCTGAATATCGGCAATCAACCCCATGGAAAACCGGGAACACAGGCGCTCCTGCAGGCGGGGGATGCACGTGGGCGGGCGGTCGGAGGCAATTACCACCTGTTTTCCCGCTTCATGCAGGGCGTTGAACGTGTGGAAAAATTCTTCTTGGGTGTATTCCTTGCCCTCGATGAACTGGATGTCATCCACCAGCAGCAAATCCGCCGCTCGGTATTTCTCCCGGAATTGCTGCATATTGTCCCGGCGAATGGCCTCAATCAGGTCGTTGGTGAACTGCTCGGTGGAGACGTAAAACACCCGTGCATCTCGGTCAATTTCTAGGCGGTAATGGCCGATGGCTTGCATCAGATGGGTTTTCCCTAGTCCCACCCCGCCGCATAGAAACAAGGGGTTAAATTCCCGGCCTGGGGATTCCGCCACCGCCAAGGCCGCTGCATGAGCCATGCGGTTGTTGGCTCCCACCACAAACCGACTGAAGGTGTACTTGGCGTTTAAGTTGCTGGAGAGCACCGGTTCTGGGTCGGGAGTGGTCACCCGGGGGGGCGGTGGGGCCGCTGGGGCCGCCGGGACTATGTCGCTTTCTAGGCTGTCGATTTCCACCTCCAGGGGTTCGCCCCAGACTTCGGCCACCACAGCGCTGATGGTTTTCAAGTAGGACTTGACCAGCCAGTTGCGGGCAAACAGGTTGGGGGCTAACAGACGCAGGCGGTTCCCCGTCAGGGCGTCCGGGCGAATGGTTTTGATCCAGGTCTCAAACGTAGGGCGGCTCAGGCGCAGTTGAAGCTGCTCCAATACCTGATGCCACCGTGCTTCCAGCGACTCGGCCACGGCAGCGAACAGTCATTGCAGTGAGGTTGATAGGGAACAGGCTACCCCATTTTTTCGTTCGTGCCTAGTCCCCTTAACCATTGATTCATGAAAGTTTTTGTGATACTCTACAAAATTTTGTGAACTAGCTTCACGGGAGGCGGTATGACCAAGCGCACGTTGGAGGGCACTTGTCGCAAACGCATCCGGCGGTCGGGGTTTCGGGCGCGCATGGCGACTCCGGGCGGACGACGAGTGATCAAAGCGCGACGGGCCAAAGGACGCAAACGGCTCGCTCCCGTGTAGGGTGGGATTACCCCGGATTCATCGGCTGCGGGGATATCGAACGTTTGAGGCGCTCTACGCCGATAGCCAACAACTGCGGGGGGAACGGTTCCGGTTGCGCTACCGGCGGGTGGATGAACAGACACCGGCCCAATTCGCCGTGGTGGTCAGCAACAAGCTGGTAAAAAAAGCAGTCCGACGCAACCGGCTCAAGCGACAGATACGAGCGGCCCTGCGACAGTTATTGCCCCGCTGTACGCGAGGCTGGCAAGTGATTGTGTCGGCCCAACCTGCAGCCCTAACCGGACAATACGCCGATTTTTTGCGAGAATTAGAACAGCTTTTGCAACAGGCGGGTGTTTTATATGGGGATTCGGGAGGACGTGTTCTTTGAGGGAGGGCCGCACCGGGGCGATTTGGTCATGAATCTGCTCCTGGGCGTGACGATTGTGTGGCTGCCGTTGACGATTGGGGCGATTACGCGGGCGCTCTGGGTGCGCTATCGGATTACCAACCGGCGGGTGACGGTGATTGGGGGTTGGCTGGGCCGGAATCGGTCGGACATTATCTACAGCGAAATTGCCCGGGTGGTGACGGTGCCGCGCGGCTTTGGACTCTGGGGCGATATGGTGATCACGCTCAAGGACGGCAACCGGCTGGAACTGCGCTGTTTACCCCGCTTCCGGGAACTGGCGGCCTATGTTATCGAGCGCATCAGCCCTGAAGCCCGGCGCGTGAGCGGTCCGATTGGTCAAGCGATGCAACAGGCGACGTAGATGACGGCATCCCGTTATCAACCGGCGGACATTGAACCCCGCTGGCAACGGACCTGGCTGGAACAGGGACTGTATCGCACGGACACCGACCCCAGCCGTCCCAAGTACTATGCCCTGTCCATGTTTCCCTATCCGTCGGGGAATTTGCACATGGGGCACGTGCGCAATTACACCATTACGGATGTGATTGCCCGGGTGCGGCGGATGCAGGGCTACCGGGTGCTCCATCCCATGGGTTGGGACGCCTTTGGGCTGCCGGCGGAAAATGCGGCGATTGACCGGGGGGTGCATCCGGCGGACTGGACGGAGCGTAACATCGCTAATATGCGCCGGCAACTGCAAGCCCTGGGGTTGAGCTACGACTGGGAGCGAGAACTGGCGACGTGCGACCCCCGCTATTACCGCTGGACCCAGTGGCTGTTTTTGCAGATGTGGCACCTGGGCCTGGCCTACCAGAAAGAGGCGCTGGTGAACTGGGACCCGGTGGACCAGACGGTGCTGGCCAATGAGCAGGTGGACAGTGAGGGGCGTTCCTGGCGGTCGGGAGCCAAGGTGGAGCAGCGTTACCTGAAGCAGTGGTTTTTGCGCATCACCCATTACGCGGAGGAATTGCTCCAGGATTTGGACCAACTGCCGGGCTGGCCGGAGCGGGTGAAAACCATGCAGGCGAACTGGATCGGGCGGTCGGTGGGGGCGTACCTGGAATTTCCGGTGGTGGGTCGCCCGGCGAAAATCGGGGTGTTTACCACGCGCCCGGATACAGTGTGTGGGGTGTCCTACGTGGTGCTGGCGCCGGAACATCCCCTGGTGGCGGAACTCACCACGCCGGAACAGCGCCCCAGGGTGGAGCAGTTTCTCCAGGAACTCCAGCAACTCTCGCCTGCGGAACGCACCGCCGAGGACCGGCCGAAACGGGGAGTGCCGATTGGCGCCATGGCATTGAACCCCTTCAACCAGCAGCAGGTGCCGGTGTGGATTGCCGATTACGTGCTGTACGAGTACGGGACAGGGGCGGTGATGGGCGTGCCGGCCCACGATGAGCGGGATTTTGCCTTTGCCCAGCAGTATGGGCTGCCGATTACCCAGGTGATCCTGCCGCCGGGGGTGGACCAGCCCATGCCCCTGGAGAACGCCTACACCGGGCCGGGAACGCTGGTGAATTCCGGGGAGTTTGACGGTCTGGACAACGAGACGGCCAAGGAAACAATCACCCAGAAGGCCCAGGCGCAGGGGTGGGGCGAAGCGCGGGTGCAGTACCGGTTGCGGGACTGGCTTATCTCGCGCCAGCGGTACTGGGGGGTGCCGATTCCGGTGATTCACTGCCAGCACTGCGGGGTGGTGCCCGTGCCCGAACCGGACTTGCCCGTACTGTTGCCGAGGGATGTGCAGATTACCGGACGGGGATTATCACCGTTGGCGCAGCTAGAGGCATGGGTGAATGTCCCCTGTCCCACCTGCGGGCGACCGGCGCGACGGGAGACGGACACGATGGACACGTTTATTGACTCGTCCTGGTATTTCTTCCGGTTTGCCGACCCCCACAACGACCAGGCCATCTTTGACCCCCAGGTGATTCAGAACTGGTTGCCGGTGGACCAGTACGTGGGGGGCATTGAACACGCCATCTTGCACTTGCTCTACTCCCGGTTTGTGACCAAAGTGTTGCGGGACCGGGGATTGATTGCCTTTGACGAGCCGTTTACCCGCCTGCTGACCCAGGGGATGGTGCAGGGCTTGACTTACAAGCATGTGCAGACCGGGCGGTATCTGCCCCCTGACCAGGTGATTCAGGAAAACGGCGAGTACCGGGACAAGGAAACGGGAGCGCCCGTGGCGGTGGTTTATGAAAAGATGTCCAAGTCTAAATACAACGGGGTGGACCCGGAGCAGGTGCTCGCTCGCTACGGCGCGGATACGGCCCGGATGTTCATTTTGTTCAAAGCGCCGCCGGAAAAAGACCTAGAGTGGGACGAAGCCGACGTCGAAGGGCAGTTTCGCTTCTTGCAACGGGTCTGGCGCTTGGTGCAGCAGTATCGGGAACAGCCCCCCGCTCCGGCGACCGACACCACACCGGCGGAACGGGAATTGCGGCGCACGATTCACCAGACGATCCAGCAGGTGACAGCGGACACCACGGGCGAGTACCAGTTCAACACGGCGATTGCGGCGCTGATGAAGCTCACCAATGCCCTAACGGATTACCAGGGCACCAATTCTGGCGTTTTTGACGAGGGGATTCGCACGCTGTTGCTGCTCCTGGCGCCGTTTGCTCCCCATATCACGGAGGAACTCTGGCACCAGTTAGGTCATCAGGATTCCATCCACCGGCAACCGTGGCCGCAGGTGGACCCCAGCGCGCTGGTGGTGGACGAAATTCCCCTGGTGATTCAGGTGATGGGGAAAACGCGGGGAACTATTCCAGCGCCAGCACAGGCGGACCAAGCGACCTTGGAACAATTGGCCCTGACGTCGGAGATTGGCCAGCGCTATCTCCAGGGCAAAACCATCAAAAAGGTGATTTATGTGCCGGGGAAACTGTTGAATTTCGTGATAGAGGGATGACAACTACCCAGAAGAAACTCACCGTTGCCGAGTTTTTGGCTTTGCCGGAGGGGGACATCACCTACGAACTGGTGGAGGGCCAAGCAGTTCCCAAGGATAAACCCATGTCACCCAAACGTTTTCACGCCCGTGTGCAGCCGGTGCTGTGGCGAATCATTGAGGACTGGTGTACGGCTCCGAATTGCCCCAAACCGGGTTCAGCCTACACGGAGTGGGCGGTCGTTTTGCAACACCAGGGGGAGACCTGGATTCCCGTTCCTGACATCATCTACATTTCTGAGCAGCGATTGCCCCTGGCTGACATGACCGATGAACCCTGTCTAGTGATTCCCGAACTCGTCGTCGAGGTGCTTTCCCCTAGCCAGACCTTTGGCGACATGGCCCAGAAGGCGGTGGATTATTTAGAAGCCGGCGTCAATCGCGTGTGGATTGTGGACCCCGCCGCCAAGACCATCACCGTCTTTTATCCCGACCGGCCCCCGCGTACGTTCCGCGACACGCAATCGCTGTCAGATGAGTTGCTCCCTGGCCTGACCGTGATTCCCCAGGAGGTCTTTGCCCAGGCGCGGATTCCCTAGCGCATCCGTTTTAGGTACTTGTCGTATTCCACCTGACCGTAATTGAGCTTAATCAAGCGGTCAGCGGTGTGGAAGTAATGGTCATCGTGACTAATCACAAACGCCGTTTTACCTTCAGCGCGCAACTGGGGCAAAAACTCCCGGTAGAAAAAGTCTTTGAAATGGGGGTCTTGGTCAGCGGCCCATTCGTCAAATACATAAATGGGGCGGTTTTCCAGGTAGGCCACCAGCAGAGCCAGGCGCTTGCGTTGTCCTTGGGACAGGGCTAGGGTGGAAAAGCGACCATTTTCGATACGTACCTTATGGTCCAATTGCAATTTTTTGAGGAGTTGCTGTGCTAGTTCCAGGTCATCACTAACCCCCAGCAAGCTATCGAACAAATAAAAGTCCGAAAAAACAACTGCAAAATGCTGCCGGTACCAGTAGCGATTACTGGCGTCAATGGGTGTTTCATCCAAAATAATCTGGCCAGATTGGGGTGGGTATAGACCCGTAATGAGTTTTGCCAAAGTGGATTTACCGCTGCCGTTACCCCCAATAATCATCACAATTTCGCCAGGAAAAAAAGTCAAATTCACTGGCCCTACTTGAAACGCTCTGTCATCGGCTTGGCTGTGATATTGATGGACAACGTTTTGCAAAACGAGCTGTTGCCAATGGGTGTGCAAAGGCTGGTCCAAGGTTTGCGGCTCGCCGGCGTCACGCAAGGATAGACCCAGCGCCGTAATCTTATCCAGTGCGACACCTGCCCGGCTGAAGGTGGGAAGATTGCTAATCAGATGCTCCATCGGCAACATTAAGTAGGTGAAAACTAACACATAACCCGAAAGGGTCTGGGGATTGAGGGTGAGCAATTTGGGCAAGCTAAACAACACAAACCCAATGGCAAAAAAGAAAATAAATTTTCCCAGGCTGGAGGTATTGGCAAAGTAGGTCAGCCCAATGGTGGTGTAACGGCGAAACGCCTGGGCATGGTCCATGAGATAGTGCTGGAAAAAGAACTGCTGTTTGCGGTGGTTGAGTTTCAGTTCTTTGATGCCAGCCGTCAAACCTTGGAAATCTTGAAATAAATCGTCCTGTTTTTCGCGAGCTTTGGCGAGATATTGGCTACCAAGATGGGTCAAAAATTGGCAACTGGCAATCGCAATCGTGGTTAATACAAACACGAGCAAAAATACTCGCCAGGATAGCCAGGTGATATAGACCAAACTACCCAGGACAATGGCCGCGTCAATGCAGAGAAACGGAATGGCAAAAACTGCCTGGGCAACGGCTTGCACGTCTTCGGTCAAGGTGGCTAGCAGGCGGGGCGTCCCTAGTTGCTCTAAGTGACCCAGTTCTGCCCGCAAAATCTGTCGACTCAAATGCAAACGCAAATCCAATACTGCCTGTTGCGACAACCGGATGAGCATGACTTGGGACACGACACTGGTGCCCAGGGCAACCATCGCCAGGCCAATAAACGTGAGAATGACCATGGGTGTCACCCCTTCCACGAGGGCGCGGCTAATGAGAGCGAGCAATCCAGCGCTGGCGCCGCCGCTGAGAAAACCCATACTGACGGCCAGTAGCACCAGCCACCAGGAACCCTGCAGCAAGAACAGAAAAAGTTTCACCCGCCCCCCAGCAACCTGTGTAACCTACCTTAACAAAACCTTTAACCTAGGTAATAGCCCATCCCCTGCATTTTCCCATGAAGGACTCCCTGGTCTATCGCGTCATCCGCCTGTTGCGCTGGGACAAACCGACAGGACGTTTGATTCTGATGGTGCCGGCGCTATGGTCGCTGGTGTTGGCTGCCGATGGTCATCCCCCCTGGGACTTACTGCTGGTGGTGGTCTTGGGGGCGGTGGCGACGAGTGCGGCGGGTTGTGTAGTGAATGACCTATGGGACCGGCGCTTGGATGCCCAGGTGCAACGGACTCGCCAGCGGCCTTTGGCGTCAGGGCAACTGTCGGTGGGTCTAGCAATGGTCATTGCAGCAATATGTTTGTTGTGCGCCTACCTGCTGGCCCGTTACTTGAACCCCCTGGCGTTTGGATTGGCGGTGCTGGCGGTGCCGGTGATGCTGCTCTATCCATCGGCCAAACGCTGGTGCCCCATACCCCAAGTGATCCTGGCGACGGCGTGGGGATTTGCGGTGTTGATTCCCTGGGCGGCGGTCACGGGCACCCTAACGGCGGCGACGTGGTGGTTGTGGGGCGCGGTGTGGTGCTGGACGCTGGCGTTTGACACGATTTACGCGCTGATGGACCGGGAGGACGACGCCCGGGTGGGAATTCACTCCAGCGCACGGTTTTTTGGTCGCTATACCCCTTGGGCCGTGGGTGTGCTCTTGGGTTTGACGCTGGCGTTGCTGGCGCAGGTGGGGCGAGTGCTGCACCGGCAATGGCCCTACTACCTGGCTATGATGTTGACGGCTGTGGTGTGGGCCACCCAAGTGTACCGTTTGCGCCGTTCTCAACCCTTGCCGGTGTATAGTCGGATGTTTCAAGAGCAGGTGGCAACCGGTTTTTTACTTTTGCTAGGGATGGTGGCGTCCTAGACCCGATAATCAGGAGTTGTGACCCATGAGGTGGGCATGGAGGCGGGGATTCTAGGGCCACTGATGTTTGTAGGGGCATTGGTTTTTTTAGCGACAGGGTATCCAGTGGCCTTTGCCCTAGGGGGTGTCGCCATAGCCTTTGCCTTGCTAGGCGTTGCCCTGGGTGTGTTTGATCCGGTCTTTCTCACCGCCCTGCCCTACCGGATTTTTGGGATGATGGCGAACTACACGTTGCTGGCGATTCCCTACTTTATCCTGCTGGGGTCGCTGTTGGAGCAATCGGGTATCGCGGAGCGCCTGTTGACTACGGTGGGGAGTTGGTTTGGTCGGCTGCGGGGGGGATTGGGCGTGGCGGTGGTCGTCGTCGGCGCGCTCCTGGCGGCAACCACGGGCGTCGTCGCTGCAACGGTGGTGGCCATGGGTCTTATTTCGTTGCCAGTGATGCTGCGGCATGGCTACCGACCGGAACTGGCAACGGGGGTGATTGCGGCGTCAGGAACGCTGGGGCAAATCATCCCGCCGAGTGTGGTGCTGGTGGTGCTAGGGGACCAGTTGGGGGTATCGGTTGGGGACTTGTTTGTGGGGTCGTTTGCGCCAGGTCTAGTGCTGACGGGGATGTACGCGCTGTATGTCCTAGCGGTGGCCTATGTCCGTCCCCAGTGGGCGCCGGCGTTGACGGATGTACCCCCTGCATCTTTACAGAGCGTGTTGCGGGCTGTGTTGCCGCCGCTGGCGCTGGTGCTAGTGGTGCTGGGGAGTATTTTCTGGGGCATTGCCACGCCGACAGAGGCTGGTGCGGTGGGGTGTATTGGAGCGGCGGTTTTGGCCTGGGCGGAAGGAAAACTCTCCTGGGCGGCTGTGTGGCGGGCCTGCGAGTCCACGGTGCGCACGACCAGTTTGGTGATGATGATTTTGATTGGGTCCACCGCCTTTAGCCTGGTGTTTCGGGGGCTGGAGGGGGACCAGTGGGTGTCGAATCTCCTGCTGAATTTGCCGGGGGGACGGGCCGGTTTCTTGCTGGTGAGTATGGCGGTGGTGTTTATCCTGGGCTTTTTCATTGACTTTTTTGAAATTGCCTTTATCGTTGTGCCGTTGCTCATTCCGGCGGCGCAGCAACTGGGTACGGATTTGGTCTGGTTTGGGGTGTTATTGGGAGCGAATTTACAAACGTCCTTTTTAACACCGCCGTTTGGGTTTGCCCTGTTTTATCTCAAGAGTGTGGCCCCGCCAGAGGTGACCACCGGCCACATTTATCGGGGGGTGATTCCCTTTATCGGGATGCAATTGCTGCTGGTGGTTTTACTTATCCTATTTCCCCAATTGGTGACGCTGGCCCTGAGCTAGAGCGACAAATACTTCATCACCGTTTGCACATCCTTGTCCCCGCGTCCCGAACAATTAACCACGATGCGCGTCCCCGGCGGGCATTGGGGGGCTAATTCGTCCAAATAGGCCAGGGCGTGGGCGGTCTCTAGCGCTGGGATAATGCCTTCCAGTTGACTCAACCGTTGAAAAGCCGCCAGCGCCTGCGCGTCCGTCACACTCACGTAGGTGGCGCGGCCCGTGTCTTTGAGATAACTGTGCTCAGGACCCACTCCTGGGTAGTCCAACCCGGCGCTGATGGAATGGGCTTCCACTACCTGGCCGTTGTCGTCTTGGAGCAGATAACTCATTGCCCCGTGCAGGACGCCCACCCGTCCTTGGGTCAAAGTAGCAGCGTGCCTGCCCGTGTGAATCCCTTCCCCGGCGGCTTCCACCCCAATCAACTGCACCGTCGGTTCGTGGACAAACTCGTAGAACAAGCCCATGGCATTAGAGCCACCCCCTACGCAGGCCAGCAGGATGTCCGGCAAGCCCCCCCAGCATTCCTGGCACTGCGCTCGCGTCTCTTTGCCAATCACACTCTGAAAATCCCGCACGATCATGGGGTAAGGATGCGGCCCGGCCACCGACCCCAGGATGTAGTGGGTGGTTTCCACATTGGTTACCCAGTCGCGAATCGCTTCCGAGGTGGCATCTTTGAGCGTCCCCGTGCCGCTTTCCACCGGTTGTACCTGCGCTCCCAGCAACCGCATCCGAAAGACATTGAGCGCTTGGCGTTCCATGTCCTGCACGCCCATGTAAATCACACACTCCAGCCCAAAGCGCGCGCAGACCGTCGCCGTCGCCACACCGTGTTGTCCAGCCCCCGTTTCAGCAATAATCCGCCGTTTCCCCATGCGCCGGGCGAGTAACACCTGCCCCAGAGCGTTATTAATCTTATGCGCCCCGGTGTGGTTCAGGTCTTCCCGCTTGAGATAGATCAAGGGATACGACCCATCGTCCCGCTGATAGGAACGGCTTAACCGTTCGGCAAAATACAGCGGCGTCGGCCTTCCCACATACGTCTTGTATAGAAACTGTAATTCTTGTTGAAAATCAGGGTCATCCTTGCATTGAATATAGACCTGTTCCAATTCCGCAAGCGCCGGCATCAACGTCTCCGGGACGTATTTCCCCCC
Proteins encoded in this window:
- a CDS encoding Uma2 family endonuclease translates to MTTTQKKLTVAEFLALPEGDITYELVEGQAVPKDKPMSPKRFHARVQPVLWRIIEDWCTAPNCPKPGSAYTEWAVVLQHQGETWIPVPDIIYISEQRLPLADMTDEPCLVIPELVVEVLSPSQTFGDMAQKAVDYLEAGVNRVWIVDPAAKTITVFYPDRPPRTFRDTQSLSDELLPGLTVIPQEVFAQARIP
- a CDS encoding cyclic peptide export ABC transporter, with protein sequence MKLFLFLLQGSWWLVLLAVSMGFLSGGASAGLLALISRALVEGVTPMVILTFIGLAMVALGTSVVSQVMLIRLSQQAVLDLRLHLSRQILRAELGHLEQLGTPRLLATLTEDVQAVAQAVFAIPFLCIDAAIVLGSLVYITWLSWRVFLLVFVLTTIAIASCQFLTHLGSQYLAKAREKQDDLFQDFQGLTAGIKELKLNHRKQQFFFQHYLMDHAQAFRRYTTIGLTYFANTSSLGKFIFFFAIGFVLFSLPKLLTLNPQTLSGYVLVFTYLMLPMEHLISNLPTFSRAGVALDKITALGLSLRDAGEPQTLDQPLHTHWQQLVLQNVVHQYHSQADDRAFQVGPVNLTFFPGEIVMIIGGNGSGKSTLAKLITGLYPPQSGQIILDETPIDASNRYWYRQHFAVVFSDFYLFDSLLGVSDDLELAQQLLKKLQLDHKVRIENGRFSTLALSQGQRKRLALLVAYLENRPIYVFDEWAADQDPHFKDFFYREFLPQLRAEGKTAFVISHDDHYFHTADRLIKLNYGQVEYDKYLKRMR
- a CDS encoding 4-hydroxybenzoate solanesyltransferase, producing the protein MKDSLVYRVIRLLRWDKPTGRLILMVPALWSLVLAADGHPPWDLLLVVVLGAVATSAAGCVVNDLWDRRLDAQVQRTRQRPLASGQLSVGLAMVIAAICLLCAYLLARYLNPLAFGLAVLAVPVMLLYPSAKRWCPIPQVILATAWGFAVLIPWAAVTGTLTAATWWLWGAVWCWTLAFDTIYALMDREDDARVGIHSSARFFGRYTPWAVGVLLGLTLALLAQVGRVLHRQWPYYLAMMLTAVVWATQVYRLRRSQPLPVYSRMFQEQVATGFLLLLGMVAS
- a CDS encoding TRAP transporter large permease subunit, coding for MTHEVGMEAGILGPLMFVGALVFLATGYPVAFALGGVAIAFALLGVALGVFDPVFLTALPYRIFGMMANYTLLAIPYFILLGSLLEQSGIAERLLTTVGSWFGRLRGGLGVAVVVVGALLAATTGVVAATVVAMGLISLPVMLRHGYRPELATGVIAASGTLGQIIPPSVVLVVLGDQLGVSVGDLFVGSFAPGLVLTGMYALYVLAVAYVRPQWAPALTDVPPASLQSVLRAVLPPLALVLVVLGSIFWGIATPTEAGAVGCIGAAVLAWAEGKLSWAAVWRACESTVRTTSLVMMILIGSTAFSLVFRGLEGDQWVSNLLLNLPGGRAGFLLVSMAVVFILGFFIDFFEIAFIVVPLLIPAAQQLGTDLVWFGVLLGANLQTSFLTPPFGFALFYLKSVAPPEVTTGHIYRGVIPFIGMQLLLVVLLILFPQLVTLALS
- the trpB gene encoding tryptophan synthase subunit beta — encoded protein: MGSETVTVTQVPDALGRFGRFGGKYVPETLMPALAELEQVYIQCKDDPDFQQELQFLYKTYVGRPTPLYFAERLSRSYQRDDGSYPLIYLKREDLNHTGAHKINNALGQVLLARRMGKRRIIAETGAGQHGVATATVCARFGLECVIYMGVQDMERQALNVFRMRLLGAQVQPVESGTGTLKDATSEAIRDWVTNVETTHYILGSVAGPHPYPMIVRDFQSVIGKETRAQCQECWGGLPDILLACVGGGSNAMGLFYEFVHEPTVQLIGVEAAGEGIHTGRHAATLTQGRVGVLHGAMSYLLQDDNGQVVEAHSISAGLDYPGVGPEHSYLKDTGRATYVSVTDAQALAAFQRLSQLEGIIPALETAHALAYLDELAPQCPPGTRIVVNCSGRGDKDVQTVMKYLSL